A stretch of DNA from Carya illinoinensis cultivar Pawnee chromosome 12, C.illinoinensisPawnee_v1, whole genome shotgun sequence:
ttctttttaaagaatacatttttagttttttgaaTTGTACTTCTTGGCTTAGAGAttgctacttttttttttgctgaaTTAAAAAGGTAAGAGGGTGCAACCGGAGGTGGCTTTCCTACCTGGGGTGACCATAGTAACACCCTACCCGCTAGGAACTGGATTGGAGGAGCCTAGAATTCTCCAAGCCGTAGGCGCTCTCAAGTTGGGTTTGAGCTATAACTTAGACCACAGCCCCCTAGGGAATTCATGAATCCTTAGGCGGatgatactaatagtctaaggTGAATCCATATTCGGATTTGAACCCAAGACATATTACATGTCATACCACTTGGGAGTAACCCAAGGATCATTGAGCCGCCACCCTTGGTGGTCAGGAGTGTTATTGAAGCTTATGGTGAATGTCAAAATATTGTGCCTCTATAACTCAACGTTTATATGATGTGTTAATTTATATTGTCATTCTGAAGTAGAATTAATAGATTATGCATAATTTTGATTTCATAGCAAATATCCTTTCTTACAATTTCTTGTATCTACATATCCCGCATCcagtcaatttttttaattttgacatctttttcaaattttcgaTTTCTTGTATCTACATATGCATActgattttttccttttttttttttttttgtgtcctTAGGATAAACATAAATGGaattttttgatgcatcatTTTTTATATGCAGGGTCCTGAGGTTAGAAGTGGAGATGTACCTCAACCAATTATGCTTAAGGAGGGACAAGAATTTAACTTCACTATCAAAAGAGGAGTCAGCACAGATGACACCGTCAGTGTAAATTATGATGACTTTGTGAGTGATGTAGAGGTTGGAGACATACTGCTGGTTGATGGTAAGTATGGATGCGTGTCATGGAAGTTAAGTTGGTGCAAGAATTAATGGAATGTCAAGTTGTTGTCCGAACTGATAGAGAGGTTGTTATGCATATATGGTTTAAATTATTAGATATGGAAAATAGCCCTCCACTCATCAGAGTTTTACTGGATATAGGACAAAAGATGTTTCATGTATTTGAACTCACTAAACTATTAATTTTTCTGATGGGATGGTTAAGAATTCAGACTGCTTGTAGATTATATCCACTTTGTCCAATGTTTTAGTCAATTTAAtgttttggccaatattttatgTGGATTAGAAATCTTGACccatatttatattttgctGGCTTCAAGTTAAACTCAATTTTTTAAAGTAGAATTCATGGAGTTGAGTTACATGTGAGACCTTTTACTTTGTAGATATGGGCAAGACCTATTAATTGTATACAGGCTTTTCCTTTTAAGtgtctttaaaatatttttcccagaataaataaaatatcttcttacttaaaagaaaaaaccattTTTTCCCAGAATAGATGACATTTTGTCCTTCACTGGTTTGGCAGATGGCTACTCTTGCCTCATTTTTATGTTGCAAGtctttatttcatatatatatatatatatatatatatattttttttttttttatggatttgAGCCAATCTCAAAAATATGTTGCATCTCATACTCTGTGATTGTGTTACcattaattgaaaattttcttgTCATTTGTTATGACATAAATCTTCCCACTGAAATTAATATTCACTTGTGTTCAAACTTTATATATGTAAGCTTTAAGTTTGATGATCTGTTCATTAGACCTGATGAATTATCTTTTTGTCCATGAGACCTGATGAGTTTTATTCTTGTCTATGAGACCTGGTGAGATTTGTTTTTGTCCATGTGCTAGGTGGAATGATGTCTTTAGCTGTTAAGTCAAAGACGGAAGATCAAGTTAAATGCATGGTAGTTGATGGTGGAGAACTCAAATCAAGGCGTCATCTAAATGTGCGTGGAAAAAGTGCAAATCTACCTTCCATAACAGGTGAACcctgatttaaaaaaatgtttcttcAATCACTCATATACAAGGTTGTTCTATCTTGATTTGGGGCGTTAATCCTTTATCTGTATTTACAGTCACCATTTTGATCTGCTTTATGTCTCATGTCCTCAGATAAAGACTGGGAAGATATCAAATTTGGGGTGGACAACCAAGTTGATTTCTATGCCGTCTCATTTGTGAAGGATGCTAGAGTGGTCAATGAGTTGAAAGATTACCTAAAAGGTAAttcttgttttaatttttaatctttaATTGTTTATGGGGGTTTTTTTactcttatttattctttttaattggAAGTATTGCAAAACCTTCTGTAGGTTGCAATGCCGATATTCATGTGGTTGTCAAAATTGAAAGTGCAGACTCCATACCAAATCTTCATTCAATACTTTCAGCATCCGATGGGGTTAGTTATAAGTTTCCTGATTATTTGTGTTTGATTTACCAGATATGTTTGACATCCGAAATTAATGAGGGGGGAAAATTTACTGATCTATTTTGTGCCTACCCTTGTTACCTCATTGctatgtttattttttgtctgGATATGCTTTGGAAgcgatatattttaaaataaatatatttatatatatcaattaggCATAGATTTTCTTTTAGGAAAAAAACCTCTGATTAGGCAAGGAAATGAGTATTGCCTTAAGTATACAAAGGCCACGGAAAGAGAAAATTCCTTTGCTTAGCTTGAGAATATTCAAAGAGCTCTAGGAATTAGAGTTCTCTTGTAGGTGGACTCGCAATTGGGCTAATAGATTTTTGTATTCTGTAGCTTGCTAAAGGCTTATTGGTTCTCAAATTCATTGAGAAAGCTCTCACTGTTGCTATTCAAATCAGAAATTTGATGAAAcagaaataatttatttttataagattttgaaaTTTCTCCTACAGTAAATTGATATGGgttaaattatcaaaatagatgagaacaaagaaaaacaagtcagaTGTTAGCCACCAAATTAACTCCATGAAAGCTGTGCTCGAGATGTTTTGGAGAATGTCATCGCCATTTCTGTGGTGGATGTATAGGAGAAGGCTTAAGGGTAGAATGAAGAGGCTAAGTGTAGCCTCATTAGACTGTACATCTTTCTTGGCAATTCCAGATTATAGGTAGGGGCATAACCTGGAACAATCTGGAGCTACAAAGACAGTTATTAAACCGTAAGTGCCGTCGCTAACCCTAGTTAGATTCCGGCATGATACACTTATTAGTTATTGGGAGAACCCACGTATTATAGATTCCTTCTTTTCATGGGTGAAATAGGTGGGGGCGGGGTTGGGAGTGCCAGCCATCTATTAAGTACTAAGCAGATTATTATAggtttttacctatcaaaaaagatTATAATAGGTTGTGGAGTTCAGCGGATCAAGATGAACTGTAACAGTGATATTGGTCTCATGACCCAATCTGTTTCTGCAGTTGGTACTGTTATGGGAAGTGAAATTGACTCACTCATCTCTTGTGCTTACtctcttcaatttctttttctgttttgtggaataatttttttctgGGTAGGAAATGAATATTCTAGAGTGTAATTATTTTCATTAAGAGCTAAATTTATGAGGAAAAGTGAGCTGAAGGGTGTGGTTCGCTTGTTAAAAGTTAAGAAGTGTTTCACAGGTGATCCCTAATCTCAGATTATACTGCTGTGGAAGTTTTGAATTAAGTTCATTGCCTGCTTAATATTCTCAAAGAATTAATTTCAGatgattattttaaaacaaaattctcacAGAATTTATggccaaaattttttataatagcaTTGACAGTAATATCATTTCTATGGTCaccaacacccccccccccggggcggctgcaaaaaaaaaaaaaaagaaaaagaaaaaagaaaaataacatgcTTGTACTCACTGTTTGTAAAGTAACAATCTTTTTGTGATCTTCAATCAATATCGTCCTTCCTAATGCTTCTGAACTAGTTTTCTTGACTTTGCAGGCAATGGTTGCCCGTGGAGACCTTGGAGCGGAACTGCCAATCgaggaagttcctttattacagGTGAATTGATGTTAGCGATATGCATCACATCTTTGCTCAATGTATGTCAAGTTTGAGACAAAGTTGCTTGACATAAATAGCTTTGGTGTATGATCTATTCTTTTGGTGTGAGTTAAAAATGTTTGGGAAGAATAGATTTAACAATCATATGCATGTCCAATTAAACAAGTTAAAGGAAGAACCCCCATACATCTTGATCCAAAATTTGTTGTCAGTTTTGCACTTTTactttagtttataataattatataagagaataaaaatttactctttttatttttatttaaaacatatttaatacatgTGCACTAAATTTTAGCAAAGAGATTTACTTTAGCCAGGTAGTTTTTTACTCAAAACTGTGAAAGGAGAAGTAGAAGGTGGCTGATAAGTTTGAGGGATGTCAGGACATCCCTATGGGCGTCCCCCTCCCTCACAGCTGGGGTTTCATTTGAAGTGCTGATGGTGTTTAGCTCCAGGGTTTCACAAATGAATTTGTTCTAGTATAGTTTATGGGCTTCTAAAAGCTCCTTATGGAATCATAAAATGCATGGAATATTTTTCTGAACCTAGCTTTGATCCAAATAGAAGGTTTATCAGTGCTTTCCAAGGgtcaaagaaaatgtttttatttttttttgataagtaaaatcaaagtatattaatgaaaagaataggcaaagccatgTTCAGTACAATGAATGCCCTACTTCGTAGGCTcaatagatacaagaaaatcatggaaattttggccattaaaattaacTGCAGTGGCCaatgtacaaagagttctaaaaaagaaagcttttagttCCTCCATAGATCTCTCTGTCCTCAAAGGTCCATTCATTACGCTCTTGCCATACACACCACATTATACAAAtggggatcatcttccacatagcctTGATCTGTTGAAAGCCTCTCAAATCTGTCCAACAAGCCAATACCGCCACCATCGTCTCCGGCATTACCCAGCCCAAATCTAGTCTACTCAATATCTCATTCCATAATCCTCGAGCTACCTCACAGTGTGGTAAAAGATGGTCTACGGATTCCCCCCATttcctacacatgcaacaccaatctacgATGATCACCCTCATTTTCCTCAAGTTGTTTGTTGTGAGAATCTTACCCAAGGACGCGGTCCACACAAAGAACGCTGCTTTGGGAggcgccttatgtctccaaACCTTTTTCCAAGGGAACTGAATGGGGGACCCTTGCGAAAGAGATTTATAGAACGAGCGAACCGAGAACAAACCTTTACTTGTAGGCTTCCACCATAGTAAATCAGCAAGCTGGTTGCTCCGTTTGATGAGTACAAGAGGCTGTAAAATGCTGCAAAACTGTCcaattcccaatcatgtgccGCCAGGCTGAAATTGATGTTCCACTGAATTTGTTCCCCAACCATCCCCATGACATCCGCTATTGAAACCTCCTTATCCCTTGCGACCCTGAAGAGGGCCGGGAATTGGTCCTTTAGGGCACTATTtccacaccaaatatcatgtCAAAATTTAATCTTAGTCCCATCTCCTAGACGAAAATTTGTATGGCGAGAGAAAACCACCCATCCTCCTCTTATATATTTCCACAGTCCCACTCCATATGCCCCTCTCATCTCATTGGTACACCATCCCCCCCAAATGTTACCATATTTGCTCTCAATTACCAACTTCCATAGTGCATCTGATTCTTTatggtatctccacaaccattttccgAGTAGCACCCGATTAAAGGTTTTCAAATTTCTGATGCCCAAAGAAAATGTTCATAGCCAggtttttctattcatttttgtttgtatcttatttcaaattcttttctcAGCCCAAGAGCATTTTACACACCCGAGGTTCTGACCCAACTTCTGAACTATGATAGTCATGGTCTCCTGGCCTGTGTATGTCATCTTTCATTGGGCATAGTTCGTTCATTTAAccgaaaaaggagaaaaaaagtcAGATATTTAGACTCCAAATACCAATTCCAATATAAATTGGATTATCAATTATTTGGGCTTAGTTATGATGGATGGGATATGTTGCAGCGTACAATTTGGTCTGTCTTCTTTGTTGAAGTCCTGATCTTATCATACTTGCATGATTAACCATACTTATGTTATCTTGACACATCTGTTGCCTCTTTTTTTCatatgattatatatttatctttgaaTAAATATTGGGAGCAGCCCCTGTTTGGGAGCAGCCGGAGGCACACCTACGTGTCAGTTGTGTAATGACCAAATTGACCCCACTTTCCTTTCCCTCCCTCAGTAGTACTGTGCTCGATTTGAGTTCAAAAAAACCTCTCGAGCTCTCCTCTCCCCGGCTTTCTCCCTCCCCGTCGTCGGCATCCCCCCACCAACAGCACTCGCTCCCTCGTCTCGCTCAACCTCTCCCACTCCCGAATCTCCTCATTCTTTCGTTTCGTCTTCTTCGATCTCCCTCCCGAGTTCCGTCGTCAACATCCCCCTCTTAGCCCCTGTCTCCCCCACCAGTAAAATAATCGAATCCTTCTGTTGTTAAGAAAACAGAGGAAGCTAATAGAGAAGACGGATTCAAAGTTTGGtagattttgttcttttttacgACGTATGAAAGGCTTAGTTTAAATCATCTAAAAACCTTTTCAATAGCCTTACGGAGTATACAATTTGAAAAATCCAACAAGAATGATTCAACCATCTAATTGCTAAGAGGATGAATTCCTCGTTCTCCCAAGTCCTAAATATTTAAACTTGTAGAACATAATATCTTTCCCGTCTTagcacagaaaaataaaattcttcaccctttttcccattttctcagcaaccaaacaatagATACAGTACTGAGAGCAAAGGTAAAGTAACGTTTTGATAAGGACTTGGGCAAGTTACAATATTTGGCTGCCATCTCCActtggtgtaaaaaaaaaatcaggtcTCCCATTCTCAGAGCACCGAAATCCTTCGTCTAGAAATCTGcagtttcttttttctaattaaaGTTCTGGTTCAAGGGTTTTTTTGGGTTGTGAGAGTAGGTTTTCAGGCCCAAACAGGCACTTGGGAAAGAACTAAAAATAGAAAGGGTAAGATAAAGCATAAGGAGAtgatggagtttttttttttttttacaaggagATGATGGAGTTGATGAGATGATGTGCGTTAATGGGTGCTCAAGATCTAAGATCTGGGATAATATTGAAGCTAAACAAGTTTTGGGAATCACTGTTTTCGAAGAAACGGAACATCCAAAACAACTTTGATCACTTGTAAATTTCAGCTGGATTAGATTTCAATCCTGTCATGGGAGAGGTAAAGAGAAACAGGAGGccagcacagagagagagagatttcggtGTAGGGGAAGatcatgattaaaaaaataatatttaaggtGTGCTACGGATCAGCCGTGAACAGTGGCTGAtccgtagcaaaactctttatctTTTCCTAACTCTGAAGTTCAGCAGGTATGATTAATGTGTATTCTAAATCACCATCGATCTGAATCCTAAGTTTGTGTAACAGGAGGACATCATTCAGAGATGTCATAGCATGCGGAAACCAGTGATCGTAGCAACAAACATGCTGGAAAGTATGATAAATCATCCTACGCCAACAAGGGCAGAGGTATCTGACATTGCAATTGCAGTACGAGAAGGTGCTGATGCTATCATGCTTTCAGGAGAAACTGCCCATGGAAAGTAAGTTTACAGGTTTACAATTGGCTGCTCTCGTAATTAGTTTTGGTCAATATAATAATAGCAGTTCAAATTACAATTCACACCTGCAAACAACATCAATGGCGTTTTCTTTCCAGGCATGCACTGTTTCATGTTTGAGTTTGTTGTTTCCCTCTTCTTTTAAACGACATTTTATCTTTGTATCTGATATtgtttattactgtttattaaTAACACTGTCTCAAGGTATCCTTTAAAAGCTGTCAAAGTAATGCATACTGTGGCCTTGAGGACCGAGTCAAGTCTACCAATTAGCTCAACTCCTGCAAATCAACTGACTGCTTATAAGGTATGCATTCATTACAATGAGATGTCACAGCCTGTTTCTTATGTTATTTAAGTTGGTTTGAGTTCACATCTTACCTTTTTAAGTACTTGGGAATTAGCACATTTTACCTTTTTTAAGTACTTTGAAATTATCATGTTTGGTTCGACATAACTGGAAAAAAGGATTTCTGTTCAATGTTGCAGTGGCTTAATAACTGTTTATCAAAATCCATCTTTAGCTTCTTATTCAATATCCGATGATGTTGTGGACGTTATTTTGCAGAGCAATATGGGCGAAATGTTTGCCTTCCATGCCACGACTATGGCTAACACTCTCAATACTCCAATCATTGTTTTCACAAGAACGGGATCCATGGCCGTAGTTTTAAGTCACTATCGCCCATGCTCAACAATCTTTGCCTTCACAAACGAGTGAGTTCAGTTTCAGTATTGTGTATAATATTCTTTCAAGTCACATGTCTTGATTTCTTTTCTGATTTATAACCTGgacaacaaaatttatatattttttataagtaagaagtaattttattagaaacaaATGTATAGGCGAAGCCCACAACAGAATTTATATTAGTAAATAATCATGGTATTTGGAccggaaattttttttttctttggtaatATGTCTACCAATATTTTACTTTGGAATGATTGACATGCATCTTTAGATTTATAAGGTTCATTCAAATATGATTGTAGTTTGATTAAACCACAGCTCATCCATACTCAATCAGATGGTGGATCTGAATATTCCCGCccccaccccaaaaaaaaaaaaaaaaaaaaagaagaagcatgaagtatagaagaagaaaaaaagacgTCACTTGGATATGtctgcctttttttttattttttttctttttcttttctcttttcaagtttttaaataGCTGTATGACAATCAGAGATCGTTTGGTATTCTGGGCTTGCTTTCTCACTGGAAACCAACACATTCCTTCCTCTTTCCACCCCTCCCTTTCTAACTAGAATTTGAAACCATTTGGAAGCAATGAAGTTTTATGAAACTTTAGGGCATACAAGATCAATATTTTTGTGTTGAAAGAGGTAAGgggtttttcatatttatttaactgCATGATGGTGGCATCCATGTTGGGAAAATAAACAGAGATGCAAAGTTCTGGAGttccttttagagaaaaccTGCACAAAATCTATATACTTATAACTGCACAGTTTTATTGCATTATCGGCTTGAAATGTCTGCAGTCATCATTGAGAAAAACTTGTCTGACATGATTTCATGCATAGCAGAGAGAGGATTAAGCAGAGGCTGGCGCTTTACCATGGTGTCATGCCCATATATATGCAGTTTTCAGATGACGCAGAGGATACCTTCTCCAGAGCACTGAAGTTGTTAGTGGTCAgagatttttcaaaaagatattACCTTTTATACTTGGAATTACCATCTCaagctaaaatattttaattctatGCTTCAGGATAAGGGTCTGTTGAAGGAGGGAGAGCATGTTACTCTTGTCCAAAGTGGTGCACAACCAATCTGGCGTGTAGAATCGACTCATCACATTCAAGTTCGAAAGGTCCAAGGTTGATTTTCACAAGTGAAGAGGCTTTTACTtcaatatacatatttttttttataggtagatACTGTgaactaatattattagttcaCAGCatctaatattaaataatagtatctTTTAGTTGTGA
This window harbors:
- the LOC122289831 gene encoding pyruvate kinase isozyme G, chloroplastic isoform X4 yields the protein MATINLHSRTSLTNLDSSRASDRLAATKHFSDFVFQSKLLRRKCVQKQIFAVRSMAITEPSQLGRLTSLNGPPGVGKLSSQLEHQSSDSILGQEGLTSNFPRKTKIVCTIGPSTSTREMIWKLAETGMNVARLNMSHGDHASHQKTIDLVKEYNAQFEDKVIAIMLDTKGPEVRSGDVPQPIMLKEGQEFNFTIKRGVSTDDTVSVNYDDFVSDVEVGDILLVDGGMMSLAVKSKTEDQVKCMVVDGGELKSRRHLNVRGKSANLPSITDKDWEDIKFGVDNQVDFYAVSFVKDARVVNELKDYLKGCNADIHVVVKIESADSIPNLHSILSASDGAMVARGDLGAELPIEEVPLLQEDIIQRCHSMRKPVIVATNMLESMINHPTPTRAEVSDIAIAVREGADAIMLSGETAHGKYPLKAVKVMHTVALRTESSLPISSTPANQLTAYKSNMGEMFAFHATTMANTLNTPIIVFTRTGSMAVVLSHYRPCSTIFAFTNEERIKQRLALYHGVMPIYMQFSDDAEDTFSRALKLIRVC
- the LOC122289831 gene encoding pyruvate kinase isozyme G, chloroplastic isoform X2, which codes for MATINLHSRTSLTNLDSSRASDRLAATKHFSDFVFQSKLLRRKCVQKQIFAVRSMAITEPSQLGRLTSLNGPPGVGKLSSQLEHQSSDSILGQEGLTSNFPRKTKIVCTIGPSTSTREMIWKLAETGMNVARLNMSHGDHASHQKTIDLVKEYNAQFEDKVIAIMLDTKGPEVRSGDVPQPIMLKEGQEFNFTIKRGVSTDDTVSVNYDDFVSDVEVGDILLVDGGMMSLAVKSKTEDQVKCMVVDGGELKSRRHLNVRGKSANLPSITDKDWEDIKFGVDNQVDFYAVSFVKDARVVNELKDYLKGCNADIHVVVKIESADSIPNLHSILSASDGAMVARGDLGAELPIEEVPLLQEDIIQRCHSMRKPVIVATNMLESMINHPTPTRAEVSDIAIAVREGADAIMLSGETAHGKYPLKAVKVMHTVALRTESSLPISSTPANQLTAYKSNMGEMFAFHATTMANTLNTPIIVFTRTGSMAVVLSHYRPCSTIFAFTNEERIKQRLALYHGVMPIYMQFSDDAEDTFSRALKLLVDKGLLKEGEHVTLVQSGAQPIWRVESTHHIQVRKVQG
- the LOC122289831 gene encoding pyruvate kinase isozyme G, chloroplastic isoform X3 — its product is MATINLHSRTSLTNLDSSRASDRLAATKHFSDFVFQSKLLRRKCVQKQIFAVRSMAITEPSQLGRLTSLNGPPGVGKLSSQLEHQSSDSILGQEGLTSNFPRKTKIVCTIGPSTSTREMIWKLAETGMNVARLNMSHGDHASHQKTIDLVKEYNAQFEDKVIAIMLDTKGPEVRSGDVPQPIMLKEGQEFNFTIKRGVSTDDTVSVNYDDFVSDVEVGDILLVDGGMMSLAVKSKTEDQVKCMVVDGGELKSRRHLNVRGKSANLPSITDKDWEDIKFGVDNQVDFYAVSFVKDARVVNELKDYLKGCNADIHVVVKIESADSIPNLHSILSASDGAMVARGDLGAELPIEEVPLLQEDIIQRCHSMRKPVIVATNMLESMINHPTPTRAEVSDIAIAVREGADAIMLSGETAHGKYPLKAVKVMHTVALRTESSLPISSTPANQLTAYKSNMGEMFAFHATTMANTLNTPIIVFTRTGSMAVVLSHYRPCSTIFAFTNDRERIKQRLALYHGVMPIYMQFSDDAEDTFSRALKLIRVC
- the LOC122289831 gene encoding pyruvate kinase isozyme G, chloroplastic isoform X1 is translated as MATINLHSRTSLTNLDSSRASDRLAATKHFSDFVFQSKLLRRKCVQKQIFAVRSMAITEPSQLGRLTSLNGPPGVGKLSSQLEHQSSDSILGQEGLTSNFPRKTKIVCTIGPSTSTREMIWKLAETGMNVARLNMSHGDHASHQKTIDLVKEYNAQFEDKVIAIMLDTKGPEVRSGDVPQPIMLKEGQEFNFTIKRGVSTDDTVSVNYDDFVSDVEVGDILLVDGGMMSLAVKSKTEDQVKCMVVDGGELKSRRHLNVRGKSANLPSITDKDWEDIKFGVDNQVDFYAVSFVKDARVVNELKDYLKGCNADIHVVVKIESADSIPNLHSILSASDGAMVARGDLGAELPIEEVPLLQEDIIQRCHSMRKPVIVATNMLESMINHPTPTRAEVSDIAIAVREGADAIMLSGETAHGKYPLKAVKVMHTVALRTESSLPISSTPANQLTAYKSNMGEMFAFHATTMANTLNTPIIVFTRTGSMAVVLSHYRPCSTIFAFTNDRERIKQRLALYHGVMPIYMQFSDDAEDTFSRALKLLVDKGLLKEGEHVTLVQSGAQPIWRVESTHHIQVRKVQG